From the genome of Dickeya aquatica, one region includes:
- a CDS encoding non-ribosomal peptide synthetase: protein MATVQENKPLSPRDAAVAYWQQYLRAAQPTASASLLYADERDAHQVDSAYISPESGVLTGDIDGALSAQLRALAQRESTSLAVLITAAWGLLLSKYSGENEVLFGKHFADRDAGDGDVSAGYALPLRLSLEATRTLRDWFGDIGAVFEQHQRHAAWLAQDVSSSTGHSRFDSLVSVAGEHRAPAVTARQDVALHLIVQSGERVSLTLHYRTGEVRDADAHNILNRLQQLLSGFVQGAERTLGEQSLLNRAEIERVIYAWNATGLDVALDRSLYDLFAEQVALRNTATALVADDERLSYRQLAERAERIAAGLRRAGVRQGDRLVLSMDKTPELIAAMLGILRLGAAYVPVGLDAPPQRRAFIISDASVRWTLTRRACQSGFGEDEPSTLLFVDDYLAQTDDGWRDEAPFAAVDSHAIAYVIYTSGTTGTPKGVEVAHRSLINFCAWCEHIGIFSAGQPITQFAPYTFDASAGEIFGTLTRGCELHLLSHALIQNPPALMDYMRANDIRFSAFPPPYLAHLEPARVPQGMTLLTAGSAPTAGLIERWSEHCRYINGYGPTETTIMSSAWMRGFENTQDTRLSIGRPIANTRMYVVDNLGALCPPGMAGEIWIGGEGVAVGYMNRPALTAQQFIADPWVAGGRVYRTGDIGRWFDDGRIEFLGRRDHQIKLSGYRIELGEIESRILALEHISEATVIGITPDDGEARLVAYVVADEAVDNAAIAQWREVLATQLPGYMIPAAFVMMTSLPLTANGKIDRTALPLPDSHAYVQRDFTAPHAGVETTLAQLWQAILGVHQVGRQDNFFELGGHSLLAMQLQAMLREQALYTDVPTIFAHPVLADLAAQLRDEEAASQVFEVPANRLTPEMTSLHPKLFPLVSLSQQQIDQIVAHIPGGVANIQDIYALAPLQEGILFHHLFDDGHDPYLQHGHLSFAHRPMLDRYLEALQCVIARHDILRTAFIWQGVETPVQVVLREARLHVTELNVAASNVPVAEQITAYCEAQGKRIDLTRPPLLHMVVAYDEGQARWHAVMAIHHLVDDIASLQILLADIQAFLTGQGESLPAPVPFRQHVARLQHDRDTQQPLAFFSEMLADVTEPSVPFNLKSGHVNGQRVRETRRALDPTLAHRLRAQARRLGVGVSSLCHVSFARVLGAACGSDTVVFGTVLSGRMHGADSDKIMGPCINTLPLRVDVGDRDVTEAVRQTHQRLAELIKHEQATLSLAQQGSGIVAPTPLFSAVFNYRRNRPTDIDVVGRIEFDGLAWHGFEEQTNYPISVSVDDADAGLDIGVQVIDSLSGERLWGYLQQSLLSLTQALESAAGTSASTPVSALTVLTPQEQEQVLNTWNATAQAFPDSTPIHQLFEQQAAQRPQALALQMGHTRLCYRELNQRANRLAHYLIALGVQPDTRVAVCTGRTEMMLIALLATLKAGGAYVPLDPEYPATRLAYIVENASPKVLLVDRRGREVFAGPHGEVTVVDLAGQEANWAALPDSNPSVRALNVNHLAYVIYTSGSTGKPKGVMVEHRQVVNFLTGMQALFQLDAEDCLLSVTSISFDIAGLELYLPLMTGASIVLASRTQAMDPHALLKLLQTRDITIMQATPTTWRLLVDTDPTPHPQLKILCGGEALPSDLATRLYGFGASLWNLYGPTETTVWSTCNRVKAEDITQYNQSIGRPIANTQIYVLDKHGKPVPLGAIGELYIGGDGVARGYHQRPELTAERFIPDPFSTDPAARLYRTGDFAQFMDDGRVVFLGRTDHQLKLRGHRIELGEIEARLLSHPSVREAVVVAREDRGGEPRLVAYVVPGAGDAPAKAAVSGHEQLDFSLFFFGANRDALQGYQHCADVTEFGDKHGFTAVWTPERHFHSVGGLFANPALLSASLAVRTRHIHLRAGSVVLPLHDPLCVAEDWAIVDNLSNGRIGVGIASGWNQRDFALAAQHYDTRREVMHHGIEELKTLWQGGSVLRRDHHGKDIAVQIYPTPVQKTLPIWITAAGAPETFEYAGRSGAHVLTHLLTQNIEKLAGNIEIYRAAREQAGFDPHTGIVSVMIHTYLGESQDVVLQQAKGPLLDYLEGHLSLLSGWLKEQNVDLDTLPDADKRSMLEFAFRRYTRELSFIGTPESALPVAEKLQEAGVNDVACLIDWIAPEQATAALGHIATLKNRVQSLFSRKALRRHLQDALPDYMMPAAFVTLKALPLTPNGKIDRNALVVPDEMSFTRRAYVPPQGEMEMTMASIWQALLGVERVGRQDHFFELGGYSLLAVRLIEQLRRRGLSIEIRTLFDTPVLADLAARTIELAETRL from the coding sequence ATGGCTACGGTGCAGGAAAATAAGCCCTTGTCGCCTCGGGATGCGGCAGTGGCATATTGGCAGCAGTATCTGCGCGCCGCGCAACCAACGGCAAGCGCCAGTCTGCTGTATGCCGATGAGCGTGACGCGCATCAGGTTGACAGCGCGTATATCTCGCCCGAAAGCGGGGTGCTGACTGGCGATATCGACGGCGCATTAAGCGCGCAGTTGCGGGCGCTGGCACAGCGTGAATCCACCTCGCTTGCGGTGCTGATAACCGCGGCATGGGGCCTGCTGTTGAGTAAGTACAGCGGTGAGAATGAGGTGTTGTTTGGCAAGCATTTCGCCGACCGTGACGCGGGTGACGGCGATGTGAGTGCAGGTTATGCACTGCCGCTGCGCCTGTCGCTTGAGGCAACGCGCACCTTACGCGATTGGTTTGGCGACATTGGCGCGGTGTTTGAACAGCATCAGCGCCATGCGGCATGGCTGGCGCAGGACGTCTCGTCATCCACCGGCCACTCGCGGTTTGACTCCCTGGTCAGCGTGGCGGGTGAGCACCGCGCGCCAGCGGTGACGGCCCGCCAGGACGTCGCGCTGCATCTCATCGTACAGAGCGGCGAGCGCGTGTCACTCACACTGCACTATCGCACCGGCGAGGTGCGCGACGCCGATGCACACAATATTCTCAATCGTTTGCAGCAGTTGCTGTCTGGTTTTGTGCAAGGCGCTGAGCGCACGCTGGGCGAGCAGTCACTGCTTAACCGTGCTGAAATCGAGCGCGTTATTTATGCGTGGAATGCCACCGGGCTTGATGTGGCGCTGGATCGCTCGCTCTATGACCTGTTTGCCGAGCAGGTAGCGCTAAGAAACACGGCCACCGCGCTGGTGGCGGACGATGAGCGCCTGAGCTATCGCCAGCTTGCCGAACGCGCAGAGCGCATTGCCGCCGGGCTGCGCCGGGCAGGCGTCCGGCAAGGCGATCGCCTTGTGCTGAGTATGGATAAAACGCCGGAACTGATTGCCGCGATGCTCGGTATCCTGCGTTTAGGCGCGGCCTATGTGCCCGTCGGCCTGGATGCGCCGCCGCAGCGCCGTGCGTTTATCATCAGCGATGCCAGCGTGCGCTGGACGCTGACCCGCCGGGCCTGTCAATCGGGCTTTGGCGAGGATGAACCCAGCACCTTGCTGTTTGTGGACGATTATCTGGCGCAAACCGATGACGGCTGGCGTGATGAGGCTCCCTTTGCCGCAGTGGATTCGCACGCCATTGCCTACGTCATTTATACCTCTGGCACCACCGGTACGCCCAAGGGTGTGGAAGTCGCGCACCGCAGCTTGATCAATTTCTGCGCCTGGTGTGAGCACATCGGTATTTTCAGCGCCGGGCAACCGATAACCCAGTTCGCGCCTTATACCTTTGATGCCTCGGCGGGTGAGATTTTCGGTACGCTGACGCGCGGCTGTGAACTGCATTTGTTATCCCATGCGTTGATTCAAAACCCGCCTGCGCTGATGGACTACATGCGCGCAAACGACATTCGTTTCTCGGCATTTCCGCCGCCGTATCTTGCGCACCTGGAGCCTGCGCGCGTGCCGCAAGGCATGACGCTTCTCACCGCAGGCTCTGCGCCAACCGCGGGGCTGATTGAGCGCTGGAGCGAGCATTGCCGCTACATCAACGGCTACGGCCCGACCGAAACCACCATTATGTCGTCGGCCTGGATGCGCGGTTTTGAGAACACCCAGGATACCCGCCTGAGTATCGGACGGCCGATTGCCAACACCCGCATGTACGTTGTCGATAACCTCGGCGCGCTGTGCCCGCCGGGCATGGCCGGTGAAATCTGGATAGGCGGAGAAGGCGTGGCGGTGGGGTACATGAATCGCCCGGCGCTGACGGCTCAGCAGTTTATCGCCGACCCGTGGGTGGCCGGTGGCCGGGTGTATCGTACCGGTGATATCGGGCGCTGGTTTGATGATGGCCGCATTGAGTTCCTTGGCCGTCGCGATCACCAGATAAAACTGAGCGGCTACCGTATTGAACTGGGTGAAATCGAATCGCGCATCCTGGCACTGGAGCACATCAGCGAGGCCACGGTTATCGGTATCACACCCGATGACGGTGAAGCGCGGCTGGTGGCCTATGTGGTGGCTGACGAGGCGGTGGATAATGCGGCGATTGCGCAGTGGCGCGAGGTATTAGCCACGCAACTGCCCGGTTACATGATCCCGGCGGCGTTTGTGATGATGACGTCTTTGCCGCTGACCGCCAATGGCAAAATCGACCGCACGGCCCTGCCGTTACCAGACAGCCATGCTTACGTGCAGCGTGATTTCACCGCGCCCCATGCCGGTGTGGAAACGACGCTGGCGCAACTGTGGCAGGCCATTCTGGGCGTGCATCAGGTCGGGCGGCAGGACAATTTCTTTGAGCTGGGCGGCCACTCCCTGCTGGCGATGCAACTGCAAGCGATGCTGCGTGAGCAGGCGCTCTACACCGACGTACCGACCATTTTCGCCCATCCCGTGCTGGCGGATTTAGCCGCACAACTGCGTGATGAGGAAGCGGCGTCGCAGGTGTTTGAGGTGCCCGCTAACCGGCTGACGCCAGAGATGACCTCGCTTCATCCGAAGTTATTCCCGCTGGTGTCGCTGTCACAGCAACAGATAGACCAGATAGTGGCGCATATCCCCGGTGGTGTCGCCAATATTCAGGATATCTATGCGCTGGCCCCGCTTCAGGAAGGCATTCTGTTTCACCATCTGTTTGATGACGGCCACGACCCTTATCTTCAGCATGGTCATCTGTCATTTGCACACCGGCCGATGCTTGACAGATACCTTGAGGCACTTCAGTGCGTGATAGCACGCCATGATATTTTGCGCACCGCGTTTATCTGGCAGGGGGTTGAAACGCCGGTACAGGTGGTACTGCGCGAGGCGCGCCTGCACGTCACGGAGCTTAACGTTGCCGCAAGTAACGTTCCGGTGGCAGAGCAGATAACCGCGTACTGTGAAGCGCAGGGCAAACGCATTGACCTCACCCGGCCTCCGTTGCTGCATATGGTGGTGGCCTATGATGAAGGGCAGGCGCGCTGGCATGCCGTGATGGCTATCCACCACCTGGTCGATGACATTGCCTCACTCCAGATTTTGCTTGCTGACATTCAGGCATTCCTGACAGGGCAGGGGGAGAGCCTGCCTGCACCGGTGCCGTTTCGTCAGCATGTGGCGCGCCTGCAGCACGACCGTGATACTCAACAGCCACTGGCCTTTTTCAGTGAGATGCTGGCTGATGTCACCGAACCGTCGGTGCCGTTTAACCTTAAAAGCGGCCATGTTAACGGCCAGCGTGTCCGCGAAACCCGCCGCGCGCTTGACCCAACACTCGCGCACCGGCTGCGCGCCCAGGCCCGCCGCCTTGGCGTTGGCGTCAGTAGCCTGTGCCATGTGAGCTTTGCGCGCGTGCTGGGCGCGGCCTGCGGCAGCGATACCGTGGTGTTCGGTACGGTATTGTCAGGACGTATGCACGGTGCCGACAGCGACAAAATCATGGGCCCGTGCATCAATACGCTGCCGCTGCGTGTCGATGTGGGTGACCGGGATGTTACCGAGGCGGTACGCCAGACGCATCAGCGCCTGGCTGAGCTGATAAAACATGAACAGGCCACCTTGTCGCTGGCGCAGCAGGGCAGTGGCATTGTGGCACCGACACCGCTGTTCAGCGCGGTGTTTAATTATCGGCGTAACCGCCCGACAGATATCGATGTGGTTGGCCGCATCGAATTTGATGGCCTGGCCTGGCACGGCTTTGAGGAGCAAACCAACTACCCGATTTCCGTCTCTGTTGATGATGCCGACGCGGGGCTGGATATCGGCGTTCAGGTGATTGACTCGCTCAGTGGTGAACGTCTGTGGGGCTATCTCCAGCAAAGCCTGCTAAGCCTGACGCAGGCACTGGAGTCAGCGGCCGGGACGTCGGCCTCGACCCCGGTTTCTGCCCTTACGGTGCTGACGCCACAAGAGCAGGAACAGGTGCTGAACACCTGGAATGCGACGGCGCAGGCGTTCCCGGACTCGACGCCTATCCATCAGCTTTTCGAGCAGCAGGCGGCGCAACGCCCGCAGGCCCTGGCGCTGCAAATGGGGCACACCCGTCTTTGCTATCGCGAGCTTAACCAGCGAGCCAACCGTCTGGCGCACTATTTGATTGCGCTCGGCGTACAGCCGGATACCCGTGTCGCCGTGTGTACCGGGCGCACGGAAATGATGCTGATTGCGCTGCTGGCCACCCTTAAAGCCGGTGGCGCTTATGTGCCGCTTGACCCGGAATACCCCGCAACGCGGCTGGCCTATATCGTTGAGAATGCCAGCCCCAAAGTGCTGCTGGTTGACCGGCGCGGGCGCGAGGTGTTTGCCGGGCCTCACGGTGAGGTCACGGTGGTTGACCTGGCCGGGCAGGAAGCGAACTGGGCGGCGTTGCCGGACAGTAACCCGTCGGTCAGAGCCCTCAACGTCAACCATCTGGCGTATGTGATTTATACCTCGGGGTCTACCGGTAAACCGAAAGGCGTGATGGTCGAGCATCGTCAGGTGGTCAACTTCCTTACCGGGATGCAGGCCCTGTTCCAGCTTGATGCCGAGGATTGCTTACTCTCTGTCACCAGCATCTCGTTTGATATTGCCGGGCTGGAGCTGTATTTGCCGCTGATGACCGGGGCGTCCATTGTGCTGGCCAGCCGCACACAGGCGATGGATCCTCACGCACTGCTAAAACTGCTGCAAACCCGCGACATCACCATTATGCAGGCAACACCCACCACCTGGCGCTTGCTGGTGGATACCGACCCGACGCCGCATCCGCAGTTAAAAATTCTGTGCGGCGGCGAAGCCCTGCCGAGTGATTTGGCCACGCGTCTGTATGGCTTTGGCGCGTCGCTGTGGAACCTCTACGGGCCGACGGAAACCACGGTGTGGTCAACCTGCAATCGCGTCAAGGCAGAGGACATCACGCAATATAACCAGTCGATTGGCCGCCCGATTGCCAACACCCAAATCTATGTGCTGGACAAGCACGGCAAACCGGTGCCGCTCGGTGCTATTGGCGAGCTGTATATCGGCGGGGATGGCGTAGCGCGAGGGTATCACCAGCGCCCGGAACTGACTGCCGAGCGTTTTATTCCCGATCCGTTCTCGACGGATCCGGCAGCACGTCTCTACCGCACCGGTGATTTCGCGCAATTTATGGATGATGGCCGCGTGGTGTTCCTGGGCCGTACCGATCACCAGTTGAAATTGCGTGGTCACCGCATCGAGCTTGGGGAAATCGAGGCGCGGCTGTTAAGCCATCCTTCGGTGCGTGAAGCGGTGGTGGTCGCCCGGGAAGACAGGGGCGGGGAGCCGCGTCTGGTGGCTTATGTGGTGCCCGGTGCGGGCGATGCGCCGGCAAAAGCGGCGGTCAGTGGCCATGAGCAACTCGATTTCAGCCTGTTCTTTTTCGGTGCCAATCGTGATGCTCTCCAGGGCTATCAGCACTGTGCCGACGTGACCGAGTTCGGTGATAAACATGGCTTTACCGCCGTATGGACGCCGGAGCGCCATTTCCACAGCGTGGGCGGCCTGTTTGCCAATCCGGCGCTGTTAAGTGCTTCGCTGGCGGTCAGAACGCGCCATATTCACCTGCGCGCGGGCAGCGTGGTACTGCCATTGCACGATCCGCTGTGCGTGGCGGAGGACTGGGCGATAGTCGATAACCTGTCGAATGGCCGTATTGGCGTCGGTATCGCCTCTGGCTGGAACCAGCGGGATTTTGCGCTGGCAGCCCAGCACTACGACACCCGTCGGGAGGTGATGCACCACGGCATTGAGGAACTGAAAACGCTGTGGCAAGGCGGCAGCGTGTTACGCCGCGATCATCATGGCAAGGACATCGCCGTGCAGATCTACCCGACACCGGTGCAAAAGACACTGCCGATTTGGATAACCGCCGCCGGTGCGCCAGAAACCTTTGAGTATGCCGGGCGCAGCGGGGCGCATGTGCTGACTCACCTGCTCACGCAGAATATCGAGAAGCTGGCGGGCAATATTGAGATCTACCGTGCTGCCCGTGAGCAAGCCGGGTTTGACCCCCACACCGGTATCGTCTCGGTGATGATCCACACCTATCTGGGCGAGAGCCAGGATGTGGTATTGCAGCAGGCGAAAGGGCCGCTGCTGGATTATCTCGAAGGGCACTTGAGTTTGCTGTCGGGCTGGCTCAAAGAGCAGAACGTTGACCTTGATACCCTGCCCGATGCCGATAAGCGCAGCATGCTGGAATTCGCGTTCAGGCGTTATACCCGTGAGCTGTCCTTTATTGGCACACCGGAGTCTGCGCTCCCGGTGGCGGAAAAACTTCAGGAGGCGGGCGTCAATGACGTGGCGTGCCTGATTGACTGGATTGCACCAGAGCAGGCGACCGCCGCGCTCGGGCATATTGCCACGCTCAAAAACAGGGTGCAGAGCCTGTTTAGCCGTAAGGCGCTGCGCAGGCACCTTCAGGATGCGCTGCCCGATTACATGATGCCGGCTGCCTTTGTCACCCTCAAGGCACTCCCGCTGACCCCCAACGGCAAGATAGACCGTAACGCCCTGGTGGTGCCGGATGAGATGTCCTTCACCCGCCGAGCCTATGTGCCGCCGCAAGGGGAGATGGAAATGACGATGGCGTCTATCTGGCAAGCATTGCTGGGGGTCGAGCGCGTGGGGCGTCAGGATCACTTTTTTGAACTTGGCGGCTATTCGCTGCTCGCCGTGCGCCTGATAGAGCAACTGCGCCGAAGAGGGCTCAGTATTGAGATACGCACACTGTTTGACACGCCTGTTTTGGCAGACCTTGCGGCCAGAACCATCGAACTTGCGGAGACCCGACTGTGA
- the fabD gene encoding ACP S-malonyltransferase, with amino-acid sequence MSSSIWVFPGQGSQQKGMGKALFERFPAQVRQADEVLGFSITELCLNDPQGVLGETEFTQPALFVVSALGVLARRQDGEPQPDCYAGHSLGEFAALFAAGAFDFATGVALVRERGLLMAKAPRGAMAAVLGMDLDRVTALLASSPFSGIDIANINSAQQIVISGLYDDIVACESLFTAAGARYIRLNVSAAFHSRYMRDIEAQFAAFARRFTFNPLKARVIANYTALDYPTTDYLDLLTRQISHPVRWYESLSRLLAAGEVEQHEIGPGQVLTGLLAKIKAQPMTLTTDPAPAAVPESVSPPRAVPAGNPKVVLMFGGQGSQYYGMGQELYRCNSAFRRQMDICDALGRQHIGYSLLAVLHDEAHRPLPLSDVALSNVALLSIGVSLTHMLKAEGIEPDAVLGYSLGECIAAAVAGVLTLDDAMKLVVSQAHMLGERTAGGGMMSVLAPVAHFQANAALYQGTELASINFPNNFVVSGTRASLSTLKQRLTQHEIISMLLPVEQPFHSSGIAPIEQDFRALVDTLPKHAPNMTVYSSLLGREVARWDSEYFWRVLREPVDFYGLMQALSEKNQAFFVDLSPTGTLSTFIKYGFAAHFQHGAIINQFGRNAESLSRLLSVLKQHVGQVVTEGA; translated from the coding sequence ATGTCTTCTTCAATTTGGGTATTTCCTGGGCAGGGATCGCAGCAGAAAGGGATGGGCAAAGCGCTGTTTGAGCGCTTTCCTGCGCAGGTGCGTCAGGCTGATGAGGTGCTGGGTTTTTCGATAACCGAGCTGTGCCTCAACGACCCTCAGGGGGTACTGGGTGAAACGGAATTCACCCAGCCGGCGTTGTTTGTGGTCAGCGCGCTTGGCGTGCTTGCCAGGCGGCAAGACGGCGAGCCGCAACCGGATTGCTATGCCGGTCATAGCCTGGGTGAGTTCGCCGCGCTGTTTGCCGCCGGGGCGTTTGACTTTGCCACCGGCGTTGCGCTGGTGAGAGAGCGCGGTTTGCTGATGGCCAAAGCACCGCGTGGTGCGATGGCTGCCGTGCTGGGCATGGATTTGGATCGGGTGACGGCGCTGTTGGCCTCGTCCCCGTTTAGCGGCATTGATATCGCTAACATCAACAGTGCACAGCAAATTGTGATTTCCGGCCTGTATGACGACATCGTGGCCTGTGAGTCGCTGTTTACCGCCGCCGGGGCGCGCTATATCCGGCTGAATGTCAGTGCGGCGTTTCACTCACGCTACATGCGCGATATCGAAGCGCAGTTTGCCGCGTTTGCCCGGCGTTTTACCTTTAACCCGCTCAAGGCGCGGGTGATTGCCAACTACACCGCACTCGATTACCCCACAACGGATTACCTTGACCTGCTGACGCGCCAGATAAGCCACCCGGTGCGCTGGTACGAAAGCCTCTCGCGCCTGCTGGCGGCCGGTGAGGTGGAGCAACACGAAATCGGGCCAGGCCAGGTGCTCACCGGCTTGCTGGCGAAAATCAAGGCGCAACCGATGACGCTGACCACTGACCCGGCTCCGGCCGCGGTGCCGGAAAGCGTCAGTCCTCCACGCGCCGTGCCAGCGGGCAACCCGAAGGTGGTGCTGATGTTTGGCGGGCAGGGCTCGCAATATTACGGCATGGGCCAGGAGCTGTATCGCTGCAACAGCGCCTTTCGCCGCCAAATGGACATCTGTGATGCGCTGGGCCGACAGCATATTGGTTATAGCCTGCTGGCGGTGCTGCATGACGAGGCGCATCGTCCGTTGCCGCTCTCTGATGTGGCGCTGTCGAATGTGGCGTTACTGAGCATTGGCGTGAGCCTGACCCACATGTTAAAGGCCGAAGGTATTGAACCGGATGCGGTGCTCGGCTACAGCCTGGGCGAGTGCATTGCGGCGGCGGTGGCCGGGGTGCTGACGCTTGATGACGCCATGAAACTGGTGGTGTCGCAGGCGCACATGCTGGGCGAGAGAACCGCAGGCGGCGGCATGATGAGTGTGCTGGCTCCGGTGGCGCACTTTCAGGCCAATGCCGCGCTGTATCAGGGAACCGAGCTTGCCAGCATAAACTTTCCCAATAACTTTGTGGTCAGCGGCACGCGCGCAAGCCTGTCGACGCTGAAACAGCGCCTGACGCAGCACGAGATTATCTCAATGCTGTTGCCCGTTGAGCAGCCGTTCCACTCCTCGGGGATTGCCCCCATCGAGCAGGATTTTCGCGCGCTGGTGGACACCTTGCCCAAACACGCCCCGAACATGACGGTCTACTCCTCGCTGTTAGGCCGTGAAGTGGCGCGGTGGGATAGCGAGTATTTCTGGCGGGTTTTGCGCGAACCGGTTGATTTTTATGGCCTGATGCAGGCACTGAGTGAGAAGAATCAGGCGTTTTTTGTCGATCTCAGCCCTACCGGCACGCTGTCTACCTTTATCAAATACGGTTTTGCCGCGCATTTTCAGCACGGCGCAATCATCAATCAATTCGGCAGGAACGCCGAAAGCCTATCCCGCTTGCTGAGTGTTTTAAAACAACATGTCGGCCAGGTGGTGACAGAGGGAGCGTAA
- a CDS encoding acyl carrier protein: MDTQKEILTVVLDVINGIKNTGFTPEIVDLEAFLGGELGVDSVEMLESWYEIEKRLNIKVNDGDKRGIYTLGDLVGTIEAHLPEDALKS; this comes from the coding sequence ATGGACACTCAGAAAGAGATTCTTACGGTGGTTCTTGATGTGATTAATGGCATCAAAAACACGGGCTTTACCCCGGAAATTGTTGATCTGGAAGCATTCCTTGGCGGCGAACTGGGGGTGGATTCGGTGGAGATGCTTGAGTCCTGGTACGAAATTGAAAAGCGACTCAACATCAAGGTCAACGACGGTGACAAGCGCGGTATTTACACCCTTGGCGACCTGGTCGGCACCATTGAGGCCCATTTGCCGGAAGACGCGCTCAAATCCTGA
- a CDS encoding aminotransferase class I/II-fold pyridoxal phosphate-dependent enzyme, whose amino-acid sequence MDFHDLVELERKPFKERVKLRYGTYLKELEKGFMFSRQGSGPVDARMQYKDLHSDDFRNVLVFGSNSYLGLANHPYVKSKVVEAVEKYGIGTGGSPAFSGYTKQHRDLELRLAALAGHEDAVLLPSGYMANLCWVNGLMNRNDIIIYDQNSHASVINAVKMTNVPFFTFDPERLDEFEAMLPKIRARSKPNAQIFSTVEGVRSTDGSIIDLKRYIEICRAHDIITILDDAHGLGTLGRTGKGTLEHLDLLGQVDLRMSTCSKSLGAQGAFISGSREHIFMLRNFSYPYLFTSGLAQPTIAAISAALDVMEREPERIARLHDNVRYMQDQLEAKGFNILRGESGIIPVFFGKLSIVGNINRRLFERGVFANIMEYPMVPPDKERLRLSVMSSHTREEIDNVVEIIAEVAREFDAL is encoded by the coding sequence ATGGATTTTCATGATCTTGTTGAACTTGAGCGTAAACCTTTCAAAGAGCGTGTGAAATTACGCTACGGCACCTACCTCAAAGAGCTGGAAAAAGGCTTTATGTTCAGCCGTCAGGGCTCCGGGCCGGTCGATGCGCGTATGCAATACAAAGACTTGCACAGTGATGACTTCAGAAATGTGCTGGTGTTTGGCTCGAACAGCTACCTTGGCCTGGCTAACCATCCGTATGTGAAAAGCAAGGTGGTGGAAGCGGTTGAGAAATACGGCATTGGCACCGGCGGTTCACCGGCGTTTTCCGGCTATACCAAACAGCATCGTGACCTTGAGTTACGTCTGGCGGCGTTGGCCGGCCATGAAGATGCGGTACTGCTGCCGAGCGGATACATGGCAAACCTGTGCTGGGTCAATGGGTTGATGAACCGTAACGACATCATCATCTATGACCAGAACAGCCATGCCAGCGTGATAAACGCGGTCAAAATGACCAATGTGCCGTTCTTTACCTTTGACCCGGAGCGCCTGGATGAGTTTGAGGCGATGCTGCCAAAAATTCGCGCCCGCTCCAAACCGAATGCCCAGATTTTCTCGACCGTGGAAGGGGTACGCTCGACCGACGGCTCGATTATCGATCTGAAACGCTACATTGAGATTTGCCGCGCGCACGACATCATCACCATTCTTGATGACGCCCACGGATTAGGCACGCTCGGGCGCACCGGCAAGGGGACGCTGGAGCATTTGGATCTGTTAGGCCAGGTGGATTTGCGCATGTCTACCTGTAGCAAATCGCTGGGGGCGCAGGGCGCATTTATCTCCGGCAGCCGCGAGCATATCTTTATGCTGCGCAATTTCTCCTACCCTTATCTGTTCACCTCCGGGCTGGCACAACCGACGATTGCGGCGATTTCTGCCGCGCTTGATGTGATGGAGCGTGAACCGGAGCGCATCGCCCGCCTGCACGACAACGTGCGTTACATGCAAGACCAGCTGGAAGCCAAAGGCTTCAACATTCTGCGCGGCGAGTCGGGAATTATTCCTGTCTTCTTCGGGAAACTCTCTATCGTCGGCAACATCAATCGCCGCCTGTTCGAACGCGGTGTTTTCGCCAACATCATGGAATACCCGATGGTTCCGCCGGATAAAGAACGCCTGCGCCTGTCAGTGATGTCTTCCCATACCCGTGAGGAGATAGACAACGTGGTTGAGATTATCGCCGAGGTGGCACGCGAGTTTGACGCACTCTAA